A single genomic interval of Bacillus sp. es.036 harbors:
- a CDS encoding M15 family metallopeptidase: MTMKKLVVATGLSFALLAGCQAGDEEQTSNEPQNQAENGGQTNNNSTTNYGNASDNQENDSQKENQESNKEQDQQSDDKERAAAYPTMAETVEKNGENQTVTNPDSIYVVANKERNLPSDFVPKNLVEPDVSTYAPEGDPKRLMVEEAARALEQMFKGAKEDGYELKAVSGYRSYERQEAIFAYNAEQRGEEVANQVSAQAGQSEHQTGLTMDISTPSLGSSLTEEFGNTPEGKWVAEHAHEYGFIVRYLKGKEDITGYQYEPWHVRYVGKEAAADVHEAGVTLEEFFSEEK; the protein is encoded by the coding sequence ATGACAATGAAAAAGTTAGTAGTAGCAACTGGACTTTCGTTTGCGCTTTTAGCCGGATGTCAGGCTGGAGATGAAGAGCAAACGTCTAACGAGCCGCAGAATCAAGCGGAGAACGGTGGACAAACGAATAACAACTCCACAACTAATTATGGAAATGCCAGCGATAATCAAGAGAACGATAGCCAGAAAGAAAATCAAGAGAGCAATAAAGAGCAGGATCAACAAAGTGACGATAAAGAGAGAGCAGCAGCCTATCCGACGATGGCTGAAACAGTCGAGAAAAATGGTGAGAATCAAACGGTCACAAATCCAGACAGCATTTATGTTGTTGCTAATAAAGAACGTAATCTACCTTCTGACTTTGTTCCGAAAAATCTTGTGGAACCAGACGTCTCTACATATGCCCCTGAAGGTGATCCGAAGCGTTTGATGGTAGAAGAAGCTGCCAGAGCGCTTGAACAAATGTTTAAAGGTGCAAAAGAAGATGGCTATGAGTTAAAAGCTGTTTCAGGTTATCGCTCCTATGAGCGCCAGGAAGCTATTTTTGCTTATAATGCTGAGCAGCGTGGAGAAGAAGTAGCGAACCAGGTAAGTGCACAGGCGGGACAGAGTGAACATCAGACGGGATTAACGATGGATATTAGCACACCTTCCCTTGGAAGCTCTCTTACTGAAGAGTTTGGTAACACACCAGAAGGGAAGTGGGTAGCGGAGCATGCGCATGAATATGGCTTCATTGTTCGTTACTTAAAAGGGAAAGAGGATATTACCGGATATCAATATGAGCCATGGCACGTTCGCTATGTCGGGAAAGAAGCGGCAGCTGATGTTCATGAGGCTGGCGTTACGCTTGAAGAATTTTTCTCTGAAGAAAAATAG
- the selB gene encoding selenocysteine-specific translation elongation factor, which yields MNYYTIGLAGHIDHGKTTLTGALTGVDTDRLKEEKERNISIEPGFAPFQLSDDMKVSIIDVPGHERFIRQMIAGVAGIDLVVPVVAADEGVMPQTREHLEILSLLGIQRSIIAITKADMVEEDMLSLVQEDILEYIKGTGFEGSKIHIVDGKSGRGVAELKDSLHSFLINTPSRNKAGALRLPIDQVFTLQGHGTIARGTIFDGELKEGELVTLLPDRLEARVRQIQTHSTKVEQAFAGERVAVNLTGPDRQQMVRGQVIVNSNYYPVTSTIDLSFTKALTMSHDLKQRAEVTVHIGTAEVRGTIVFFDRNTLEAGNREELFCQIRLHEPITAKKGDRVIVRRPSPVETIGGGSILNVAGEKYKFGAETIAKFEQMMKGTPAEQLEQILEAEQLLSKEQVMQQIGLNEEAFRQLEDDDHLVFIDGGVTSQNVFTRVVEAIHKNLQAAHERYPMRKGPQKAEVVQELKKTYPKKVIDTVLNNQLQEELQQKGPYLSMRAFQPSLPAAWKTRMTKVLKHLEEQGVNVSPVDRLIDEEQIPDPYKTEFKNYMLEEEIAVKLTDELYVHDENWKQTIASLKAETDQAFTLQEAKDVLNVSRKYLVPILEKLDNEGYTVRKDQERYWRVEK from the coding sequence ATGAACTATTATACGATTGGACTAGCGGGGCACATTGACCATGGAAAAACGACATTAACAGGCGCATTAACAGGCGTTGACACAGATCGGTTGAAAGAAGAGAAGGAACGCAACATTTCCATTGAACCAGGATTCGCACCGTTTCAACTATCTGATGATATGAAAGTGTCCATCATTGATGTTCCGGGTCATGAACGATTTATCCGCCAAATGATTGCTGGGGTTGCTGGGATTGATCTAGTTGTTCCAGTTGTCGCTGCTGATGAAGGAGTGATGCCACAAACGCGAGAACATCTTGAAATTTTATCGCTTCTAGGTATACAGCGGTCGATTATTGCAATCACAAAAGCGGATATGGTGGAGGAAGACATGCTTTCTCTCGTGCAGGAAGATATTCTTGAATACATAAAAGGAACCGGGTTTGAGGGATCAAAGATTCATATCGTTGATGGCAAAAGTGGAAGAGGCGTTGCTGAGCTTAAGGATAGCCTTCACTCTTTTCTTATCAACACACCTTCAAGAAATAAAGCTGGAGCACTGAGGTTACCAATTGATCAAGTGTTTACTTTACAAGGCCACGGCACGATTGCACGAGGAACGATTTTTGATGGAGAGCTAAAAGAAGGAGAACTTGTTACACTACTTCCTGATCGCTTAGAAGCGCGAGTAAGACAAATACAAACGCACAGTACAAAAGTGGAGCAAGCTTTTGCGGGCGAACGAGTTGCGGTAAACCTGACAGGACCAGATCGACAACAGATGGTTCGGGGACAAGTCATTGTTAATTCCAATTACTATCCTGTTACGTCGACCATTGATCTTTCATTTACGAAAGCTCTTACGATGTCTCATGACTTGAAACAGCGAGCTGAAGTAACGGTACACATTGGAACGGCGGAGGTAAGAGGAACGATCGTCTTCTTCGATCGCAATACGCTTGAGGCCGGGAATCGAGAAGAACTCTTCTGCCAGATTCGACTCCATGAACCTATTACCGCTAAAAAAGGGGATCGCGTTATCGTGAGACGTCCTTCACCGGTTGAAACAATTGGTGGCGGCAGTATTCTTAATGTGGCAGGAGAGAAATATAAATTTGGCGCTGAAACAATCGCGAAATTTGAACAAATGATGAAAGGGACACCAGCTGAACAGCTTGAGCAAATTCTTGAAGCGGAGCAACTGTTATCAAAAGAACAAGTTATGCAACAAATTGGATTAAATGAGGAAGCGTTCCGCCAGCTTGAGGATGACGATCACCTTGTCTTTATCGACGGTGGTGTGACTTCACAAAATGTTTTTACACGAGTTGTAGAAGCGATTCATAAAAATTTGCAAGCGGCACATGAACGATATCCTATGCGAAAAGGTCCACAGAAAGCGGAAGTGGTGCAGGAGTTAAAGAAAACTTATCCTAAAAAAGTAATAGATACCGTCTTGAACAATCAGCTTCAGGAAGAATTGCAACAAAAAGGGCCATATCTTTCCATGCGAGCTTTTCAGCCATCGCTGCCGGCCGCATGGAAAACGCGTATGACAAAGGTACTAAAGCATTTAGAGGAGCAAGGAGTTAACGTCTCGCCAGTAGATCGTTTAATCGATGAGGAGCAAATTCCAGATCCATATAAGACGGAGTTTAAGAACTATATGTTGGAAGAAGAGATTGCGGTTAAATTAACGGACGAGCTTTATGTGCATGATGAAAATTGGAAGCAAACCATTGCATCTTTAAAAGCGGAAACAGATCAAGCCTTTACGTTACAGGAGGCGAAAGATGTTCTTAATGTAAGTCGAAAGTATCTAGTGCCGATCCTAGAGAAGCTTGATAACGAAGGATATACCGTAAGAAAAGATCAGGAGAGATATTGGAGAGTAGAGAAATAG
- a CDS encoding CcdC family protein, protein MLILSTVVGAMMALAMVVIRLKASKKPATIRKIILPPFFMATGFFMFVVPDARVPWYEAIEALSVGAAFSLLLIRTSKFEIKDNQIYLTRSKAFAFILIGLLLVRIIFKLIIGESIPVLQTSSLFFVLAFGMIVPWRISMYYQFKKTERSRTHGTTLHQTLL, encoded by the coding sequence ATGCTGATTTTAAGTACAGTTGTAGGAGCGATGATGGCTCTTGCGATGGTAGTAATCAGGTTGAAAGCTTCAAAAAAACCTGCAACGATAAGGAAAATTATACTTCCGCCGTTTTTTATGGCGACCGGTTTTTTTATGTTTGTCGTTCCAGATGCGAGGGTTCCGTGGTACGAAGCAATTGAAGCGCTATCAGTAGGCGCAGCGTTTTCGCTGTTGTTAATTCGTACGTCGAAGTTTGAAATTAAAGATAATCAGATCTATTTAACTCGTTCAAAGGCATTTGCGTTTATTCTGATTGGATTACTATTAGTTCGGATTATTTTCAAACTAATCATTGGAGAGTCTATACCAGTTCTTCAGACGAGCTCGCTTTTCTTTGTGTTGGCATTTGGAATGATTGTACCGTGGCGAATCTCAATGTATTATCAGTTTAAGAAAACAGAGCGAAGTAGAACGCATGGAACAACACTTCATCAAACATTACTATAA
- a CDS encoding cytochrome c biogenesis protein CcdA, with product MADLNLFLAFGAGFLSFISPCVLPLYPAFISYITGVSVDDLKEERGMMQKRAIFHTIFFLIGFSIIFLVLGMSTSLVGNLFIQYKELLRQVGAILIVVFGLVVVGFWTPNFLMKDRRLKIRNRPSGFIGSILIGMGFAAGWTPCTGPILAAVIALGVSNPGAGLMYMVAYTLGFSVPFFILSFFIGKMQWIKRNSRLIMKTGGYLMIVMGVLLYFNFMTMFTSFLVNNLFGGFQGF from the coding sequence ATGGCAGATTTGAACTTGTTTTTAGCGTTCGGTGCCGGCTTTTTATCATTTATCTCACCGTGTGTACTACCGCTTTACCCGGCGTTCATTTCTTACATCACAGGGGTTTCTGTGGATGACCTGAAAGAAGAACGTGGTATGATGCAAAAGAGAGCCATATTTCATACGATTTTCTTCCTAATTGGGTTTTCGATTATTTTCCTAGTGTTAGGAATGTCAACGTCCCTTGTTGGGAATTTGTTCATTCAGTACAAAGAGCTTCTACGTCAAGTGGGTGCCATTTTAATTGTGGTGTTTGGACTTGTTGTTGTTGGTTTTTGGACTCCGAACTTTTTAATGAAAGACCGTCGCTTAAAAATCCGCAACCGTCCATCTGGTTTTATTGGTTCTATTTTAATCGGAATGGGGTTTGCGGCAGGCTGGACGCCTTGTACAGGCCCGATTTTGGCAGCTGTTATTGCTCTCGGTGTTTCTAATCCTGGAGCTGGACTCATGTACATGGTAGCGTATACGCTTGGTTTTTCCGTGCCATTTTTCATTTTGTCCTTTTTTATCGGCAAAATGCAATGGATTAAGAGAAATAGCCGATTGATTATGAAGACTGGCGGGTATTTAATGATTGTCATGGGCGTTTTGCTTTACTTTAACTTCATGACAATGTTTACATCATTCCTTGTAAATAACCTGTTTGGTGGCTTTCAAGGATTCTAA
- a CDS encoding Na(+)/H(+) antiporter subunit B, with amino-acid sequence MKGTNDLILKTTTTIIVFIILGFSIYLFFAGHNAPGGGFIGGLMTAGALVLLYISYGFKTMKRVIRIDFKNFIPIGLLIAVLTGVGSFIFGQPFLSQTDAYFELPILGHSHLATAMLFDLGVYFTVVGVTMTIILSIAADEGEEELSKLNG; translated from the coding sequence TTGAAAGGAACAAATGACCTTATACTTAAAACGACGACAACCATTATCGTCTTTATTATTCTAGGATTTTCGATTTACTTATTTTTCGCAGGTCATAATGCACCGGGCGGGGGCTTTATTGGAGGTCTTATGACTGCCGGAGCATTGGTTCTTCTGTATATCTCATATGGTTTTAAAACCATGAAGAGAGTGATACGGATTGACTTTAAGAACTTTATTCCGATCGGTTTATTGATCGCCGTTCTTACGGGAGTAGGTTCGTTCATTTTTGGTCAACCCTTCCTAAGTCAAACGGATGCTTATTTTGAGTTACCGATTCTTGGACATTCTCACCTTGCGACCGCAATGCTATTTGATCTTGGCGTTTATTTCACTGTTGTTGGGGTAACAATGACGATTATTTTAAGTATTGCAGCCGATGAAGGAGAAGAGGAGCTTTCCAAATTAAATGGGTAG
- a CDS encoding DUF2621 domain-containing protein, giving the protein MAGWFQWFIVGWTVILISLIAIGGFFMFRKFLKRLPKEDGKSILDWQEHYIEQTKHMWSSDQKKLLDELVSPVPELFRDIAKYKIAGTIGELALREKAKNMSQDLIIRGYIIATPKRDHKWLVKKLDEKRIDMTPYHHLLQ; this is encoded by the coding sequence TTGGCAGGATGGTTCCAGTGGTTTATCGTCGGATGGACAGTAATCTTAATTTCATTGATCGCAATCGGTGGATTCTTTATGTTCCGGAAGTTTTTAAAACGCCTTCCTAAAGAAGATGGCAAGTCTATTCTCGACTGGCAAGAACACTATATTGAACAAACGAAGCATATGTGGAGCAGCGATCAAAAGAAACTTTTAGATGAATTGGTCTCGCCCGTACCTGAATTGTTTCGAGATATTGCGAAGTATAAAATTGCAGGAACAATAGGTGAGCTTGCGCTAAGAGAAAAAGCAAAAAACATGTCTCAAGATCTAATCATTCGGGGGTACATTATCGCGACTCCGAAACGAGATCATAAGTGGCTCGTAAAAAAACTGGATGAAAAGCGAATCGATATGACCCCTTATCATCATTTGCTTCAATAA
- a CDS encoding YneF family protein: MWWMYTLVGVLALIAGVALGFFIARKYMMDYLKKNPPINENMLRVMMMQMGQKPSQKKINQMMKAMNSQMTNNDK, translated from the coding sequence ATGTGGTGGATGTACACGCTTGTGGGCGTGCTAGCGTTGATTGCTGGAGTAGCACTTGGCTTTTTTATTGCCCGCAAATATATGATGGACTATTTAAAGAAGAATCCCCCTATTAATGAAAACATGCTTCGTGTAATGATGATGCAAATGGGGCAGAAACCTTCTCAGAAGAAGATTAATCAGATGATGAAGGCTATGAATAGTCAAATGACGAACAACGATAAATAG